The following are from one region of the Alkalimarinus sediminis genome:
- a CDS encoding acetoacetate--CoA ligase, with the protein MNKLLWAPDQAQVANANLTHFTAYLAEQYGLSFDSYPALHRWTIEHKELFWSSIIQYFNIKGDFDLTNTFQQSSIFRHCQWFPGSTLNFAENLLPKSNQDMAIIEHNEKGARQRLSYADLYSEVERVAASMREMNIVKGDRVAGFLPNCSEAIVAMLAASSIGAVWSSCSPDFGIQGVIDRLGQIKPKLLIATNGYQYSGKRISTSERVNNIAELLPSLEKLVILEYLEDEPAYEYKVRHTTWREFLPSKSSPLSFTPIEFSDPLYIMYSSGTTGVPKCIVHSAGGTLLQHVKELALHTNLTEADNIFYYTTCGWMMWNWLVSALSQGATVTLFDGSPFYPSPNTLFNIAEQERISILGASAKYYAACDKANLNPRNTHNLSSLKTVLSTGSPLAHETFDYLYRDVKTDMCVSSISGGTDIISCFALGNPTLPVYRGELQCAGLGMDVSFYDDHGNMLEEGKGELVCKTPFPSMPTGFWNDQDESKYQSAYFESFENCWAHGDYGEFIPHTNNANEIIQRGVIIHGRSDAVLNPGGVRIGTAEIYRQVEKVESVLESIAIGQQWKDDVRVILFVKLKPEMVLNDTLKADIKAVIKANTTPRHVPAKIIQVEDIPRTISGKIVELAVRNIVHGLEVKNKDALANPEALRFFKGLKELES; encoded by the coding sequence ATGAACAAATTATTATGGGCACCAGACCAAGCACAGGTTGCCAACGCAAATCTTACGCACTTTACCGCTTATTTAGCAGAACAATATGGCCTGAGTTTTGACAGTTACCCGGCTTTACACCGTTGGACTATTGAACATAAAGAGCTATTTTGGTCGAGTATAATTCAGTACTTCAATATTAAGGGTGACTTTGATTTAACAAACACTTTTCAGCAAAGCAGCATATTCAGACACTGCCAATGGTTCCCTGGGTCAACGCTCAACTTCGCAGAAAACCTGCTTCCTAAATCCAATCAAGATATGGCGATCATCGAGCACAATGAGAAAGGTGCTCGGCAAAGGTTAAGCTATGCCGACCTTTATTCGGAAGTCGAGAGAGTCGCTGCCTCTATGCGCGAAATGAATATCGTCAAAGGTGATCGAGTAGCTGGATTTTTACCTAACTGCAGTGAGGCAATAGTCGCCATGCTGGCCGCATCAAGCATTGGTGCTGTCTGGTCGTCTTGCTCCCCTGATTTTGGGATACAAGGCGTAATAGATCGTTTGGGCCAGATTAAACCAAAGCTATTAATCGCCACTAATGGCTATCAGTACTCAGGTAAGAGAATTAGCACATCAGAACGGGTTAATAACATAGCGGAGCTACTCCCTAGCCTTGAAAAACTGGTCATTCTGGAATACCTGGAAGATGAGCCAGCATATGAATATAAAGTTCGTCATACTACCTGGAGAGAGTTTTTGCCATCCAAGAGCAGCCCCCTCTCATTTACACCAATTGAGTTTTCAGACCCACTTTATATCATGTATTCATCTGGAACTACGGGTGTGCCTAAATGCATAGTTCACAGTGCAGGAGGAACACTGCTGCAGCATGTAAAAGAACTAGCGCTTCATACCAACCTTACTGAAGCAGACAATATATTCTATTACACAACCTGCGGATGGATGATGTGGAACTGGTTAGTGAGTGCATTATCACAAGGGGCAACCGTTACACTATTTGACGGGTCTCCATTTTATCCATCACCAAACACTCTATTTAATATCGCAGAACAAGAGAGGATATCTATATTGGGTGCGAGTGCAAAGTACTATGCAGCCTGCGACAAAGCTAACTTAAACCCGCGTAACACCCATAATCTCAGTAGCTTAAAGACGGTACTTTCAACAGGGTCACCTCTCGCACATGAAACTTTTGACTATCTATATAGAGACGTTAAAACGGATATGTGTGTGTCGAGTATTTCTGGTGGTACAGATATTATTTCATGTTTCGCTTTAGGTAACCCTACGCTGCCAGTTTATCGCGGAGAGCTACAGTGCGCAGGTCTAGGGATGGATGTGTCATTCTATGACGATCACGGAAATATGCTAGAAGAAGGCAAAGGTGAGCTAGTCTGTAAAACCCCCTTCCCTTCAATGCCTACCGGCTTTTGGAACGATCAAGATGAATCAAAATACCAAAGCGCCTATTTTGAGTCATTTGAAAACTGTTGGGCTCACGGAGACTATGGCGAGTTTATCCCTCACACCAATAACGCCAATGAGATAATTCAAAGAGGCGTTATTATTCATGGTCGGTCAGATGCAGTCTTAAATCCAGGGGGGGTAAGAATCGGCACAGCCGAGATCTATCGACAGGTAGAAAAGGTTGAATCTGTACTGGAGTCTATAGCGATTGGGCAACAGTGGAAAGACGATGTAAGAGTGATACTATTCGTCAAACTAAAACCAGAAATGGTTCTGAATGACACCCTTAAAGCCGACATAAAAGCCGTAATAAAAGCCAACACAACCCCTCGACATGTACCTGCAAAGATCATACAAGTAGAAGATATACCCAGAACCATCAGCGGAAAGATCGTAGAATTAGCGGTCAGAAATATCGTGCATGGTCTAGAAGTAAAGAACAAAGACGCCCTCGCCAACCCAGAGGCTTTAAGATTTTTTAAGGGGCTAAAAGAACTCGAAAGCTAG
- a CDS encoding hydroxymethylglutaryl-CoA lyase, which yields MNPDSAKIVEVGARDGLQNERVPLSVKQKVEFINLLSKTGLTSIEAGSFVSPKWVPQMASSSEVLATINRQDKTTYSALTPNIKGLEQAIAAKADEVAIFTGASETFVRKNINCTIEESIERFIPLISMAKEHNLKVRGYVSCVMGCPYEGAISFKQVIDTTQRLIDIGCYEVSLGDTIGVGTAHKVKELITETTQQIDVNKLAVHFHDTYGQALANIYASLELGIRTIDASVAGLGGCPYAKGASGNVATEDVIYMLHGLGLNTGVDLDKLIDAGRYICEELNRPNGSKVALARPLKN from the coding sequence ATGAATCCTGATAGCGCAAAAATTGTTGAGGTTGGTGCGCGAGATGGACTACAAAACGAACGCGTACCGCTATCTGTTAAACAAAAGGTCGAATTCATCAACCTACTGTCTAAAACTGGACTCACGTCTATTGAGGCTGGAAGCTTTGTATCCCCGAAATGGGTGCCGCAGATGGCCTCTAGCTCAGAAGTACTAGCAACCATCAATCGACAAGACAAGACCACTTATTCTGCGCTAACTCCCAATATAAAGGGGCTAGAACAGGCTATTGCGGCCAAAGCAGATGAAGTCGCAATTTTTACGGGTGCTTCAGAAACGTTTGTTCGTAAAAATATCAACTGCACCATTGAGGAGAGCATTGAGCGATTTATACCGTTAATCTCAATGGCAAAAGAGCATAATCTTAAAGTAAGAGGTTACGTCTCTTGTGTGATGGGCTGCCCCTATGAAGGCGCTATCTCCTTCAAGCAGGTTATCGATACAACACAACGCTTAATAGATATCGGCTGTTATGAAGTATCGTTAGGCGACACTATAGGCGTGGGCACTGCTCATAAAGTAAAAGAACTTATAACAGAAACAACCCAGCAAATTGACGTCAATAAGTTAGCGGTTCACTTTCATGATACCTACGGACAAGCACTAGCTAATATTTATGCATCCCTAGAGTTAGGTATCCGCACCATTGATGCATCAGTAGCCGGTTTAGGTGGCTGCCCTTACGCCAAAGGCGCGTCAGGTAATGTCGCTACAGAAGATGTTATTTATATGCTTCATGGTCTAGGTCTTAATACAGGGGTGGATTTAGACAAGCTAATAGATGCTGGACGCTATATCTGCGAAGAACTAAACCGCCCAAATGGATCAAAAGTCGCACTCGCTCGACCACTGAAAAATTGA
- a CDS encoding gamma carbonic anhydrase family protein — translation MKYKLGDCIPQCHQDTFVAPNASIIGNVTIGKGSSVWFNAVVRADNDSVTIGDNTNLQEGAVLHCDPGFPLTIGQGVTVGHQATVHGCTVGDFSLIGINAVVLNGAKIGKHCLIGANALIPENTEIPDGSLVVGSPAKVLKPLNDTQKLALEKSAQDYALKGQLFSQQLAKIDS, via the coding sequence ATGAAATACAAACTGGGGGACTGCATCCCACAATGTCATCAAGATACGTTTGTCGCACCTAATGCCTCAATCATCGGTAATGTAACCATCGGCAAAGGTTCCAGCGTTTGGTTTAACGCCGTTGTCCGCGCCGACAATGACAGCGTCACCATCGGAGACAACACCAACCTTCAAGAAGGTGCCGTACTGCATTGCGATCCAGGGTTTCCCTTAACTATTGGCCAGGGGGTCACCGTAGGCCATCAAGCGACCGTTCATGGTTGTACTGTGGGAGATTTCAGCCTCATTGGCATTAATGCCGTCGTACTTAACGGCGCGAAGATCGGTAAACACTGTTTGATTGGAGCCAATGCGTTGATTCCTGAAAATACGGAAATTCCAGACGGGTCTCTCGTTGTTGGTTCTCCAGCAAAGGTTTTAAAACCTCTAAACGATACTCAAAAGCTGGCCCTGGAGAAATCCGCTCAAGATTATGCATTGAAAGGCCAGCTATTTAGCCAGCAACTAGCGAAGATCGACTCATAA
- a CDS encoding FAD-binding oxidoreductase: MNNNETPRETLSKRKPLRFWGWGYDHEELTTDETQLIDAMVKTFFPVDLTEVSEPQLDEFDLRPPRFDIPANLSHLLSSSTYDRLVHSYGKSFADTARMFMREVPNPPDAVAFPESEEDISAIMEFAQTNNIAVIPFGGGTSVCGGVEADVGDQYQGTITVDMERFNKIIEVDEVSRTARIQGGMLGPDIDAALKPYGLTLRHFLQSYQFSTLGGWIATRAGGHFATLYTHIDDMVESTRMVTPQGVMQTRRLPGSGAGPSPDRMVIGSEGILGIITEASVRLHSRPKYKATASITFDDFMDGVETVRKISQAGLYPTNCRLLDPEESISVDPMNPITTLVVGFESGDHPVDTRMSRALEIAKECKGKFDEKAVVNQSENSAKAEQEETAADLWKNAFIRLPYYKNHLIRYGIIGDTFETSIPWEKFGDFYRGIKSDISSIIKEATGYDGLVSCRFTHVYPDGPAVYISFLALGDKDGNMKNALDNWCKIKQVANTQVVARGGTVTHHHAVGRDHRGGYEKQMPPLFLTALGAAKESMDPQGVLNPGVLIDPVGKSVGITGAMQDYPVKE, encoded by the coding sequence ATGAATAACAACGAAACACCAAGAGAGACCTTATCAAAACGCAAACCTCTGCGATTCTGGGGCTGGGGTTATGACCACGAAGAACTGACCACTGACGAAACCCAGCTAATCGACGCCATGGTCAAGACCTTCTTCCCGGTGGACCTGACAGAAGTCAGCGAACCCCAACTAGACGAGTTCGACCTTCGCCCGCCCCGTTTTGATATCCCCGCTAACCTGTCCCACCTGCTTTCCTCTTCCACCTACGACCGACTGGTTCATAGCTACGGTAAGTCTTTTGCCGATACCGCTCGTATGTTTATGCGCGAAGTGCCTAATCCCCCCGATGCCGTTGCATTCCCCGAATCCGAGGAAGACATCTCGGCCATTATGGAATTTGCGCAGACGAACAATATTGCGGTCATTCCCTTTGGCGGAGGCACCAGCGTCTGCGGTGGCGTCGAGGCGGATGTTGGTGATCAGTATCAAGGCACCATCACCGTAGACATGGAGCGCTTTAACAAAATTATCGAAGTGGATGAGGTCAGCCGCACCGCTCGAATTCAAGGAGGTATGCTGGGGCCAGATATCGACGCAGCCCTCAAACCCTATGGTCTCACCCTGCGCCATTTCTTACAAAGTTATCAGTTCTCGACCTTGGGTGGTTGGATCGCAACTCGCGCCGGCGGCCACTTTGCCACCCTCTACACCCACATTGACGACATGGTGGAATCCACCCGCATGGTGACGCCACAAGGTGTGATGCAGACCCGCCGTTTGCCCGGATCCGGCGCCGGCCCCTCTCCCGATCGCATGGTGATTGGCTCTGAGGGCATTTTGGGCATTATTACTGAAGCATCTGTGCGCTTGCACAGCCGCCCAAAGTACAAGGCTACGGCCTCGATAACGTTTGACGATTTTATGGATGGCGTTGAAACGGTTCGCAAGATATCTCAAGCGGGTCTCTACCCCACCAACTGTCGACTCTTGGATCCCGAAGAATCCATTTCTGTAGACCCTATGAACCCCATCACTACACTGGTCGTTGGATTTGAGTCAGGCGACCATCCGGTAGACACCCGAATGTCTCGCGCTCTGGAAATTGCTAAAGAATGCAAAGGCAAATTCGATGAAAAAGCCGTAGTTAACCAGTCAGAAAACTCCGCGAAAGCAGAGCAAGAAGAAACCGCAGCCGATCTATGGAAGAACGCCTTTATTCGATTGCCCTATTACAAGAATCATCTGATCCGATACGGCATTATCGGAGATACCTTTGAAACCTCTATCCCCTGGGAAAAATTCGGAGATTTCTATCGCGGTATCAAATCCGATATCTCCAGCATCATCAAAGAAGCTACCGGCTACGATGGGTTGGTATCCTGTCGCTTTACCCACGTATATCCAGACGGGCCTGCGGTCTATATCTCTTTCCTGGCGTTGGGAGACAAAGACGGCAATATGAAGAATGCTCTGGATAACTGGTGCAAAATCAAACAGGTAGCCAATACCCAAGTCGTTGCACGAGGCGGCACCGTTACCCATCACCACGCTGTTGGACGAGACCATCGTGGTGGTTACGAAAAGCAAATGCCACCACTCTTCTTAACCGCGTTGGGCGCTGCCAAAGAATCTATGGACCCTCAAGGTGTCTTGAATCCTGGAGTATTGATTGATCCAGTGGGCAAATCCGTGGGTATTACCGGAGCCATGCAGGACTATCCGGTAAAAGAGTAA
- a CDS encoding Tn3 family transposase — MSRDKRLSILTAAEIEDLYSVPSFNESYQRFYFALNDKELAELSRIRQRKYRCVAVALLGYFKCKPILLNPSYKSMQDDLAFIARFHFKDLKFRRFSLKADQKSRIYERVLSIAGVNSWKDKQHQPRLVEHLLVCAESWVAPRALFDAAIEYLAHQKIAIPAYSTLQKIVSQVINQHQQRLYDQINAACSQSLKNMLQTLVSDEDHFTLKQLRGSARNFTGTELQKELAVYNHIQPLMEDVTTVLDSLSLSQKNQHHYAERVDYYGAKLKRQSPANQCLYLLCYLQSRYQQGLERIAEGFIHHTRQVKQRAHQMAQERVYQDWQKAARNVSKAAEILHLFVDDRIDPNTSFHAVQQQAFQFLSANDLNSVCRYLSNQKQSAEEAFWQHLDTESTLRTGLLRSLFCCLRMEGTDKTQRLARILDQARLDLVAGNMLGDACIDQRLPPKATRPLLLKPDGSIDKARYEWFLYLQIPNRLNGQLMLPEVIRYRALEDDLVKPQTWKNQKQVLVEGTQQPKISKDPTRLIPRMADELTLRLHEVSEYLERSDNRDVILRPKGGKHLWRLPTASKKHLVNNPFFQQMRAISVADVLRVVDQDTGFIDDFEHVLGMNSKSRQYEVDLLAILIANATNQGIYGIAQISDRTYDQLSTIQANYLRLETLNAANDRINNATTRLSIFKHYNIQDDSLHASADGQKFEAKRETFRTRYSSKYFGTSKGVSAVSLNANHMAINARVIGANEHESHYIFDLLMNNSTEIIPDMLSTDTHGVNHVNFALLDLFGYRFAPRYARVGKVINELFNITEDENQRVKLSLRKPINTKRIIDHWDTIQRIAVSLAQRKTSQATLVRKLSGYKHNHPLLEALTEYNRLLKAQYLLNYIDDASLRNHVQRALNRGEAYHQLRRAISNVNGDRFRGNSDEEIQIWNESARLVANAIIYFNSKVLSNLLDSFEEQRNDRYQETVKRASPVAWENINFRGTYTFAPTGELPKLEDLMAPIEGYRPRNES, encoded by the coding sequence ATGAGCAGAGACAAACGGCTATCAATTCTCACTGCCGCGGAAATCGAGGATTTATACAGCGTTCCTTCCTTCAACGAGTCTTATCAGCGGTTTTACTTCGCGCTAAATGATAAAGAACTTGCGGAGCTATCCAGAATACGGCAACGCAAGTACCGTTGTGTTGCCGTTGCATTGTTGGGCTACTTCAAATGCAAACCGATCCTGCTCAACCCGAGTTATAAATCCATGCAGGATGACTTGGCATTTATTGCGCGATTTCACTTTAAAGACCTCAAGTTTCGGCGCTTTAGTTTGAAAGCGGACCAAAAATCCCGCATCTATGAGCGTGTTTTATCAATTGCTGGAGTCAACAGCTGGAAAGATAAGCAACATCAACCCCGGCTTGTTGAACATTTGCTGGTCTGCGCTGAAAGCTGGGTGGCACCCCGCGCACTCTTTGACGCAGCAATCGAGTACCTGGCCCACCAGAAGATCGCCATTCCTGCCTATAGTACCCTGCAGAAGATCGTCAGTCAGGTGATTAATCAACATCAGCAACGATTGTATGATCAGATCAATGCCGCTTGCAGCCAAAGCTTAAAGAATATGCTGCAGACACTGGTTTCCGATGAAGACCACTTTACATTGAAGCAGCTGCGCGGGAGCGCTCGCAACTTCACCGGTACCGAGCTGCAGAAAGAGCTGGCGGTGTATAACCATATTCAACCGCTAATGGAGGATGTGACGACTGTACTCGACTCGCTTTCTCTGTCCCAGAAAAACCAGCATCACTATGCCGAACGGGTTGATTATTACGGTGCTAAACTTAAGCGTCAGTCGCCTGCTAACCAATGCTTGTACCTGCTGTGCTATCTGCAGTCTCGGTACCAGCAGGGCTTGGAGCGCATTGCGGAAGGGTTCATCCATCACACTCGACAGGTGAAGCAACGAGCGCATCAGATGGCGCAGGAACGGGTTTATCAAGACTGGCAAAAGGCAGCCCGCAACGTGAGTAAAGCCGCTGAGATCCTGCACCTGTTCGTGGATGACCGCATCGACCCTAATACTTCCTTCCACGCGGTACAGCAACAGGCTTTCCAGTTTCTCAGTGCCAACGACCTGAACTCGGTCTGCCGATACCTGAGCAATCAGAAACAGTCAGCGGAGGAAGCGTTCTGGCAACACCTGGACACGGAATCCACATTGCGAACCGGCCTGTTACGGTCGCTCTTTTGCTGTCTGCGCATGGAAGGCACCGACAAAACGCAACGGTTAGCCCGGATCTTAGACCAAGCTCGGTTGGATCTGGTCGCCGGCAATATGCTCGGCGATGCCTGCATTGATCAGCGTCTACCGCCGAAAGCCACACGACCACTATTGCTAAAACCCGATGGCAGTATAGATAAAGCCAGGTATGAATGGTTCCTGTACCTGCAGATTCCCAACCGGTTAAACGGCCAGCTAATGCTGCCGGAAGTCATTCGATATCGGGCGTTAGAGGATGATCTGGTGAAGCCACAGACCTGGAAAAACCAGAAGCAGGTCTTGGTCGAGGGTACGCAGCAACCGAAAATCTCCAAGGATCCGACGCGACTGATCCCGCGTATGGCGGATGAGCTGACCCTTCGGTTACACGAGGTCAGCGAATACTTGGAACGTTCGGACAATCGGGACGTGATACTGCGCCCGAAAGGCGGCAAACACCTTTGGCGGTTGCCTACAGCCAGTAAGAAACACCTGGTGAATAATCCGTTCTTCCAACAAATGAGAGCGATCAGCGTTGCCGATGTCTTGCGCGTGGTGGATCAGGATACCGGATTCATTGACGACTTCGAGCATGTGCTGGGCATGAACTCGAAAAGCCGTCAATACGAAGTGGACCTGTTGGCGATCTTGATCGCCAATGCCACTAATCAGGGCATCTATGGCATCGCTCAGATCTCCGATCGGACCTATGATCAGCTCAGCACTATCCAGGCGAACTACCTTCGGCTGGAAACCCTGAATGCGGCCAATGACCGTATCAACAACGCTACCACACGACTGAGCATCTTCAAGCACTACAACATCCAGGATGACAGTCTGCATGCCAGTGCCGATGGTCAGAAGTTCGAAGCCAAGCGCGAGACGTTCCGTACACGGTATTCCTCAAAATACTTCGGTACCAGCAAAGGCGTCTCGGCGGTCAGTCTGAATGCCAATCATATGGCCATCAATGCCCGGGTTATCGGCGCCAACGAACATGAATCCCATTACATCTTTGACCTGTTGATGAACAACAGTACTGAGATTATCCCGGACATGCTCTCAACTGACACTCATGGGGTAAATCATGTGAACTTTGCCTTGCTCGATCTGTTCGGTTATCGGTTCGCCCCCCGATATGCCCGGGTTGGCAAGGTCATCAATGAGCTGTTCAACATCACCGAAGACGAAAATCAGCGCGTGAAACTATCGTTGCGCAAGCCGATCAACACGAAACGCATCATAGACCACTGGGACACCATCCAGCGGATCGCAGTCTCTCTAGCCCAGCGGAAAACCAGCCAAGCTACGTTGGTGCGTAAACTCTCCGGCTACAAGCACAACCACCCGTTACTGGAGGCTCTGACTGAATACAACCGGTTACTGAAGGCCCAGTATCTGCTGAACTACATCGATGACGCCAGCCTTAGAAACCATGTGCAGCGAGCGCTGAACCGGGGTGAAGCTTATCACCAGTTGCGTCGGGCGATCAGCAACGTCAACGGCGACCGGTTCCGAGGCAATAGCGATGAGGAGATCCAAATCTGGAACGAAAGTGCCCGACTGGTGGCTAATGCCATCATCTACTTCAACTCGAAAGTACTCAGTAACCTGCTGGACAGCTTCGAGGAACAGCGCAATGACAGATACCAGGAAACAGTCAAGCGGGCCTCACCGGTAGCTTGGGAGAACATCAACTTCCGGGGTACATACACGTTCGCGCCGACGGGCGAACTGCCAAAACTGGAGGACTTAATGGCACCGATTGAGGGCTATCGACCTAGAAATGAAAGTTGA
- a CDS encoding acetyl/propionyl/methylcrotonyl-CoA carboxylase subunit alpha, producing the protein MFTKILIANRGEIACRIIKTAQKMGIKTVAVYSDADRHAMFVEQADEAYYLGGAEPSQSYLKLDSIVEIAKVSGAQAIHPGYGFLSENHHLPLLCEQNNIVFIGPPAASIEAMGSKSQAKLIMNKAGVPLVPGYHGDDQSIATLTSESLKVGFPQLIKASAGGGGKGMRIVRSEEQVEQAIHAAKREALSSFGDEKLLIEKYIEQPRHIEVQVFCDQHNEGVYLYDRDCSIQRRHQKIIEEAPAPGLSSETRSAMGKAAIDCAKAINYTGAGTVEFLLDKNETFYFMEMNTRLQVEHPVTEMITQVDLVEWQLRIANGERLPITQDNIPCNGHAFESRVYAETPANNFLPATGTIRYLSQPDENKNVRIDTGIRAHDAISVFYDPMIAKLITWGADRTKAARQMNLALNQFHISGIDTNCDFLKTVFTHPSFVAGDVTTEFIEQNADALFSLPEVKTANLLIAATLYIDAITSNFQSNVDKPSSSPQSPWDYTDFWHINGSQSYSFDLELDETIHSFNLSKKGCEQFSIEYKDQHYDISYTIDKNTITTLINGTKTSCEFYISKSIIHLFTEGCSLQFLPPMVNHNYEEQQQEGSLLAPIHGKIVSIEIEKGMRVEKGAPLIILEAMKMEHTISAPKSGIVKDIFCKTDDLVDAENELIEFEALTDENKDAEHES; encoded by the coding sequence ATGTTTACTAAAATACTCATAGCTAACCGTGGTGAAATAGCCTGCAGAATCATAAAAACCGCACAGAAGATGGGCATAAAAACCGTCGCAGTCTACTCCGATGCAGACAGACATGCGATGTTCGTAGAACAGGCGGATGAAGCTTATTACCTTGGTGGCGCAGAACCATCCCAGAGTTACTTAAAATTAGACTCAATCGTCGAAATAGCGAAAGTTTCTGGCGCTCAGGCGATTCACCCTGGATATGGTTTCTTATCAGAAAATCACCATTTACCCCTGCTATGTGAACAGAACAATATTGTATTTATTGGGCCTCCAGCAGCCTCAATTGAAGCAATGGGGTCAAAAAGCCAAGCTAAGCTCATTATGAATAAAGCGGGTGTTCCACTGGTCCCTGGCTATCATGGGGATGATCAATCGATCGCCACGTTAACTTCTGAATCCCTTAAGGTTGGCTTTCCACAACTAATCAAAGCTTCTGCAGGGGGTGGTGGCAAAGGCATGCGCATTGTTCGCTCAGAAGAACAAGTTGAGCAGGCTATTCACGCCGCAAAAAGGGAGGCTCTATCATCATTCGGCGATGAAAAACTACTCATCGAAAAATATATCGAACAACCAAGGCATATAGAGGTGCAGGTCTTCTGCGATCAGCACAATGAAGGTGTTTACCTATATGATAGGGACTGCTCAATACAGCGCCGACATCAAAAAATCATAGAAGAGGCCCCTGCTCCAGGTTTATCTTCAGAAACACGAAGCGCCATGGGTAAGGCAGCGATAGACTGTGCCAAAGCGATTAATTACACAGGTGCTGGCACCGTAGAGTTTTTGTTAGATAAAAACGAAACATTTTACTTTATGGAGATGAACACCCGCCTGCAAGTAGAACATCCGGTAACAGAGATGATCACACAGGTTGACTTAGTTGAGTGGCAGTTACGCATTGCCAATGGTGAAAGACTCCCAATTACTCAAGATAACATCCCCTGTAATGGCCATGCGTTTGAATCTCGGGTTTACGCAGAAACGCCAGCCAACAACTTTCTGCCGGCCACAGGTACAATCCGCTATTTGAGCCAACCAGACGAAAATAAAAATGTACGAATAGATACGGGTATTCGAGCCCATGATGCAATTAGCGTTTTTTATGACCCCATGATCGCCAAACTCATCACATGGGGGGCTGATCGTACAAAGGCTGCACGCCAGATGAACCTTGCACTTAATCAGTTCCATATATCCGGTATAGATACCAATTGCGACTTCCTAAAGACAGTATTTACGCACCCTTCTTTCGTAGCAGGCGATGTTACTACCGAGTTCATTGAGCAAAACGCCGACGCTCTATTTTCTTTACCAGAGGTTAAAACAGCCAATTTACTGATAGCGGCAACCCTGTATATCGATGCAATCACATCCAACTTCCAATCGAACGTCGATAAACCAAGCTCATCCCCCCAGTCTCCTTGGGACTATACTGACTTTTGGCATATCAATGGTAGCCAGAGTTATAGCTTCGACTTAGAGCTTGATGAGACCATTCACAGCTTTAACCTATCAAAAAAAGGCTGCGAACAGTTCTCTATCGAATATAAAGATCAACACTACGATATCAGCTATACAATAGATAAAAATACTATTACCACACTAATAAATGGCACTAAAACTTCCTGCGAGTTTTACATTTCAAAATCGATCATTCACCTTTTCACCGAAGGTTGTTCGCTACAGTTTTTGCCTCCAATGGTTAACCACAACTACGAAGAGCAGCAGCAAGAAGGTTCACTGCTGGCGCCTATACACGGCAAAATTGTCAGTATTGAAATAGAAAAAGGAATGAGAGTTGAGAAAGGTGCCCCCCTTATTATTTTAGAAGCAATGAAAATGGAACACACTATTTCAGCGCCTAAGAGCGGTATAGTTAAGGATATTTTTTGCAAAACAGATGACTTGGTAGATGCAGAAAATGAACTGATTGAATTTGAAGCGCTTACCGATGAAAACAAGGATGCAGAGCATGAATCCTGA